CCAGCCTATAAATACCCTCACCTAGGGGGTGGATCATGAAAACCCTTTCAGAACCATCATGCCAAAGGGACACCACGTCCTCCCCCGAAGATACCGCCCCATCTATGGCCTCCACAAGGCCTTCTAAAGAACCATACTCACTAACCCCCGCAGGATTCAACCTTCCCAACCGAGTCGAAAAAAGAGGTACCGGCACATCCCACCAATGGGGCACCCCAGTTGCCTCGGCAACCATGTGATAAGTTGCGGCTTCTTCCTCTAGAAAAAAGATCTTACCATCAAGGGATGAATCAACCGATGGAGACCTGCGGTATTCAAACTTTACCATCACCGTTTCTACTTCAACGGAATCGTCTGCCTCAACGAATGGTATGAGCTCGTCCTTGTGTATTAAAACAACACCACCGGGGCTGCGGTGACCCAGATAATCGGCCCCGGATCTAAATATCTCCCGCAAGGCCTCCCGCAGCGTCATGCCTCTGCACCGCCCCCAAGCAAGTCCTCAACGAAAGAGTCACAGGAGAAGGGCTCCAGATCCTCCATTCCCTCTCCAACCCCCACGTACAAAACCGGCACCTTAAGCTCCGACGTCATGGCCAAAACGGTTCCGCCCTTTGCGGTGTGATCAAACTTGGTAAGTATCAACCCCTTAAGGGGCATGGCCCCGTTAAAAGCCTTGGCTTGGGCTAAGGCATTCTGACCCGTTATTGCATCCACCACCAAAAGCGGGTATATATCGTCGGCGGACAGGTCCTTAAGAGCCACCCTGTATATCTTAGCAAGCTCCTCCATCAGGTTATGCTTAGTGTGGAGCCTTCCAGCGGTGTCGGCTATCACCACTCCGCCTGCAGTTTTAACCGACTGTATGGCATCATACACCACTGCCGCGGAGTCCCCACCGGGCTCTTGGGCGATTACCCTTACTCCCGCACGCTTACCCCACACCTTAAGCTGATCTATGGCGGCAGCCCTAAAGGTATCCGCCGCTGCCAATACCACGTTACGTCCTTCGCTCTTGAGCAACCGTGCCAGCTTTGCAGCGGTGGTGGTCTTTCCACTTCCGTTGACCCCTATAAGCAAAACAAGTCCCACAGGCCCCTTGAAACCAAGGGCGAAACCGCTTCCTTGTGCCTGGCTTAACATGTCCTTAAGCATCTTTGCGAAATGGGCCTTAAGGTCAGAAGCCCTTGATATCCTGGAGGAAAGCGCAAACTCCTTAAGGTCTTTCACCAGGGCCTCGGAAAGCCCAACCCCCACGTCCCCAGCTATGAGATGTTCCTCAAGGCGCTCAAAAAAATGGTCGGTTACCGGTTCATCGGAGAAGATGTTCCAAAGCCCATACTCCCAACGGGCCTTTACGTCCTTTACTTTATCAAATACCTTCTTGAGAAAACCTATCAATTGGATTCCCCCTCCTTCTCCCTCTCTGGCCTGTTCTTACTCCTCCTGCCCTTCCACTTTCTGCGTTTGGAAGCGGTTTTGCTCCTGTCAAGGGTCTCCGCGGAAGGCAAGGCAACCCCATCGGGAGCCAAGCTAGGTGATCCAGCATCAGCAGTAGATGGCCTACCCTCGGCAGCAGCCCTATCCTTATCCTTGCCATTCTTCGGCTTCCTACGCCTGCGCCGCCGCTTAGGAACCACTTCTTCCTTCTCCGCCAGCCCATCGGACTCAGCAATGGCATCTAAACTCTCAACGGCATCCACCGAAAGCTCAAGTTCTGGCGTCTCAAAATGACCCGCATTGGATTTCATACAGGCATCGCAATGTGATTCCTCCGGCAAATCCGGGGCTTCCCAAGCCTCCCCCTTGGTAACCGCATCCTTAAACTGCTCGAAAAACCGCACCGGAACCATTATCTCCCCGCCACCGGGGACAGAACATCGGACGGACGAACTTCCAAGATCCACCCCCAACACCACGTAATTACCCGCAGGGGTTTTTATCTTAGAACCCGGGTTCGGCAGCTCCTCCCACAGCTCCCTGTAGGTCTTGTGCTCGTAGCTCATGCAACACATGAGCCTACCACATAGACCAGATATTTTAGTGGGGTTAAGCGCCAGGTTCTGCTCCTTAACCATCTTTATACATATAGGAGCAAACTGATGAAGCCAGTAACTACAGCAGCATGGCCTGCCACAGGGAGCAAGGCCCCTTATTATCTTGGCCTCGTCCCTAACTCCCACTTGGCGAAGCTCTATCCGGGTCCTAAACTCCTTCGCCAGGTCTTTCACCAATGC
This portion of the Thermanaerothrix sp. genome encodes:
- the ftsY gene encoding signal recognition particle-docking protein FtsY, which gives rise to MIGFLKKVFDKVKDVKARWEYGLWNIFSDEPVTDHFFERLEEHLIAGDVGVGLSEALVKDLKEFALSSRISRASDLKAHFAKMLKDMLSQAQGSGFALGFKGPVGLVLLIGVNGSGKTTTAAKLARLLKSEGRNVVLAAADTFRAAAIDQLKVWGKRAGVRVIAQEPGGDSAAVVYDAIQSVKTAGGVVIADTAGRLHTKHNLMEELAKIYRVALKDLSADDIYPLLVVDAITGQNALAQAKAFNGAMPLKGLILTKFDHTAKGGTVLAMTSELKVPVLYVGVGEGMEDLEPFSCDSFVEDLLGGGAEA